In the genome of Thalassophryne amazonica chromosome 6, fThaAma1.1, whole genome shotgun sequence, the window CCTCCCCCCTGGGTTCGACCTTCAAAACTTTGCCTACCCCACCAGCAGGTCCACAGTGACGCCATCATCATGACTCTCCATGTTGCTCAAtcccacctggagcagcaggggaGCTACGCCAGGCTGCTCTTCATGGACTTTAGCTCCATGTTTAATATCATCCTCAACAGCAGACTGGTGACCAAGTTGTCAGACCTGGGGGTATCCCACTCCATCGGTCTGTGGATCCTGCACTTCCTGATGGACCGCTCCCAGAGGGTAAATATAGGCTGATGACACCACTGTGGTGGGACTCATTTCTGGAGGGGATGAGACCACCTATAAAGAGGAGGTGCACTGGCTGTCAGTGTGACACAAGAAGAACCTGATCctgaacacctcaaagacaaaggagatggtggtggtctATAGGAGGAAAATGGACATACTGTTACTGGTCATTAGTGGGGACTGCTTGGAGAGGGTCTCTGACTTTCAGTTTCTAGGCATGTACCTGAGGGACAACCTGACCTGGAGCACCAACACCACGGCCACCATCAGGAAGGCACAGCAGAAACCATTTCCTGAGGATCCTCAGGAACCACCACCTCTCACAGACTGCTGGTGGCCTATTGTTGCTCAATAGAGAGCATTCTGAcctactgtttgtgtgtgtgattttccaGCAGCATGGTCGCAGACTGTAAAGCTCTCATCACATCCCAGATGATCACCGGCTGTCCTCTACCCTTACTACAGGAATTGCACACCCGTCACTGCCTCAGGAAAGAGAAAAATAATCAGACACCTCCCACCCTGGATACCATCTGAAGTGCTGCCATTAGGCAGATGGTAGGACACAGACAACAAAAACAGACTGAGAAACAAGGTTTTACACAAGAGCCATTTGTGCACTCAACACCGATGTGAAATAATATCTAAtagtaactcaccaaattaatagGTCATAATGAAGACTAAACTTTGCACCGGTGATTATGCATTAAAGTCTGGAGGATCCTTAGGTACCGCTGGTATGACTATCGAACAAATGGGTTACTTCCGGAGAGTCAGGTGATAATTGTTTGCATCATGAGGGAATGCCAGTTGTCATTTTGGCTATTCAACATGACTACTGCACAgattgacattttcaccacatatacatattaggccatataagactccattaaatttaggaGGTGATCCGGACCAGGGATCAAGTTTCAGTTTATTATATAGGGTTTGAATAATTACAGTTAGCAGGGCTATGGTGGTCCAGATCGGCGGACGTCATAAATTTGATTGCTCTTGTAAGGGGATGGCTTGTTATCTGCCTGGGTCACTGCCCTCCAGGACTCAAATGTAGTTCCAAAATACACAAGCCTGGAGCAGACCtcacatgattaaaaaaaaaaaaaaaaaacctaccacCACACTTGTTTTGCCTATTAGTATTCCATAGACATGTTTTCCACTTGATGGATGTTAGTGGATACAGtgttgatggattaggagcaggtgtggttgccaGAGACCATTTTCATAGAGAAATGTATTAAAATACCAGGTAAAATTCAATATTTACATACAATGAAATCACACATTTCAAACTATATTGTTTATTTCATATTTGTGCAGAGGCTTTTCAGCAACAAGAGCTTGTTAGATGCAACACATTGTAAATACAGTACTTTTGCCTGTGCTCAGAACAGAGTCACACTAAAGTTACAGTAGCTCACATACTCAGAGGACCACGAATCACAACAACACACAAGAAGCTGAACAAAAACCTCTCCGTTACAAGGACATGAATTGGACTGACACCATTTTGGAGCTAAAGCACAGTGTGAGGATGAGCTGGTCAGTGGTGTACTTGAGATGTACTGCAGCTTCTGACACCACAGACCAGACTTGGACCTTGGATTTCAGTGGTGCTCCTTCTATACCAACAGGACAGGCGACCTAGCATGACGTATGAATATTATATATGAGCATTGATGAACACGCAGAAGACGACCAGCTCAGATGGGGTGTCTGAAGTTCTGGCCAGCAAAATGGGCTTTGTCACCAAGCTCCTCTTCAATCCTGAGTGAGAGTGAAGGACGTGCTGTGTTAGCCGCTAGCATTACCTCAACCATGACTATTTTGGGCTCAACTCACCTGAGTAGCTGGTTGTACTTGGCCAGACGCTCAGAACGGCACGGTGCACCCGTCTTGATCTGGgaaaggaatttacacaagaacagACCCATGATTGGAGTTGGGGAGGATGCAACAGCTAGCTTTAAAATGTTCAATAATCTTGATAATTAACCATTTCCACAAGAAAATGTTACCTGTCCAGTGCAGAGACCAACCACAAGGTCAGCGATGAAGGTGTCCTCTGTCTCACCAGAGCGATGGCTGACCATTACACCCCAGCCGTTGCTCTGAGCCAACTTGCATCTAAAACACAAATACATCTTGTTAGCTAACTAGTACTCATCACTTTGACACTTATGTTAAAGTGAGACCAAACCACTGCACAGTGAACACTCACGCATTCAGGGATTCTGTGACAGAGCCGATCTGGTTGACTTTCAGCAGCAGGCAGTTGCAGGCCTTCTCAGTCACAGCCTTGGCGATGCGTTTGGGGTTAGTGACTGTGAGGTCATCACCCACCACTTGGATGGTGGTGCCAGCTGTGAATTTGGTCCATGCCTCCCAGTCATCCTGGTCAAAGGGATCCTCGATAGACACCACTGAGTACAGGAAGCACGGCAGAGCAAGAAATGTCAGTCAATACCTTAAAAAAATGCAAGAGGGAAAAACTCATATCTAGAAAAACCCACCTGGGTAATTGTTGACAAAGCTCTTGTACAGGTCACCCAGCTTGTCAGAAGAGATGTAGCGGTTTGGGTCATCAGGAGACTTGAAGTCTAGATCGTACTTGCCACCCTTATAAAACTCAGAGGCAGCCACATCCATGCCAATAACAATCTTGTCAGTGTAGCCAGCTTTGGCGATGGCATTCTTCAGCAGCTCCAGAGCTGAGAACAAATACAGCAACACAGCAGATGGATCAGAAAATGTGATGTTTCTGGTAAAATCAATACACATGTACAGAGAATGTAAACGGAGCACCTTGACCAGACATTGCAGTGGATCACTGAATGCTTGGTACACAGACGAAACCTTAATTTAGAAACCATATGATAGCTGAGGAGTGATGTTATTAACTAAGCTCTTCCCTGGGAAGCTTAAGAATGTGCTGTTCTTTGGACAGGCTTCTGTCTCCTTCCCCATTTTTGCATTTCTGCTCACCTTCCTTATTCTCCAGGATATTGGGTGCAAAGCCGCCCTCATCACCTACGTTAGTTGCATCCTTGCCATATTTCTCCTTGATTACATTCTTCAGGTTGTGGTAGACTTCAGCACCAATGCGCATGGCCTCCTTGAAGCTGCTGGCTCCCACAGGCAGGATCATAAACTCCTGCATGGCCAGCTTGTTGCCTGCATGGGAGCCACCATTTATTACATTGAAAGCCTAAAGGTGAAGTGGAGAGGAAATGACAGGATGTGCAAGTTAGTAGAACTCTGGCAAAACATGATGGTACTGTGTCATATGACCCCCCTTCAAGTATCGGTCTTAAAATCCTTACAGGGACAGGGAGAATGACTTCAGGGTTGCCTGCCAGGTCAGCAATGTGGCGGTAGAGTGGCACGTCCTTCTCTGCTGCTCCAGCCTTGCACACAGCCAGGGAGACTCCCAGGATGGCATTCGCACCAACTTGGCTGAAGGAAGTTAGACAAAAATATATTAATGAAACACTCATTTTTTGGCCAACAGTAAGTCAagtcagtttgtcaaacatacatgTCGAGTGCCATTTTTATCCCTCGCCAGTAGGACAAATGCACTAAATCAGTGTACGCGTCTGTGGGGTCGCTCACACTTTGTGCCCATAATAAAATTTATTGCATCTTTACCAGATTTGAAGTGGAGATCATAGAGGAGTACAAATCAGACAGTTTGAAATTTTAGCATGACCAGGATTCACCAAAAGTCTTAAGGACAGCCCACTTTACTGAACATGGGACTGATTGACGTGCCCATGATAACGGACAGAATGATCAGATTTGCAGCCAAATTTGACTTGGGCATCCTGAGTATCACAGATGAGCCCAAATACATGCAAGATTGGAATTCCCCAAGGATCACCCACCCACAGTGAGCACCATCTAGGTCTTTTTCCTATATAACTCAGCGCACTAGTGTGCCTACTTTTATATTCAGTTCTTAACGTGCGCTAAACATTTCCCATTTCACTGAGGTATGTAGCTTCTTACACTTGTTGTCTGTGCCATCCATCTCCAACATCAGGTTGTCGATCTTCTCCTGTTCCAGGACGTTCACCTTCTGAATTAAAACGCATAAGACAATATACACCATAATTCCAAATCTAACAATGAAGTAGGTAACTTGGGTTCATTTCATGAATTAACTCGAACACACAGCAAAGGTGTTAATAACAGCATTTCAAAATTGGAGCGTCAAAGCTTTAGCAGTGCAACTCTGAATTTAGTACACAAAATGAATTATGCAGTATACCCAACAATATACAATCCCCACCTTATACAAGTGTCACAATATTATTCAATTCTTACCATTTGTTCaaaaatttgaatgaaacaaTACCAAtgcctttcaatttttttttccaaaacatgCATAAAAAGTGATTAGTGAAGATACCAACTCATTTGTTACTACAATTCTGAATTCATTCTGGAGGATTACTGACAGTAGCACACAGTGGTATTAGCCCAACAACAAATGGTCCTACCTGGTTAACCAGTGCAGGTGCAATTGATTTATTGATATGATCAACAGCTTTTGACACACCTGCAAAGGACAAGCAGACCATAACTGACACACAGAGAAGATCATGCAAAGCAGGCAACACAGATGACCACAGACACCTTCATCCACCGTCAcatggaagtgatttacaagtaAGACTACATGAACTGATG includes:
- the LOC117513013 gene encoding alpha-enolase-like; this encodes MASLRSRCLPILSLYRRARRVARSFSVCAHEEELASSLHTVRPLRSRTMSILKIHAREIFDSRGNPTVEVDLYTKKGLFRAAVPSGASTGIYEALELRDNDKTRYMGKGVSKAVDHINKSIAPALVNQKVNVLEQEKIDNLMLEMDGTDNKCKNQVGANAILGVSLAVCKAGAAEKDVPLYRHIADLAGNPEVILPVPAFNVINGGSHAGNKLAMQEFMILPVGASSFKEAMRIGAEVYHNLKNVIKEKYGKDATNVGDEGGFAPNILENKEALELLKNAIAKAGYTDKIVIGMDVAASEFYKGGKYDLDFKSPDDPNRYISSDKLGDLYKSFVNNYPVVSIEDPFDQDDWEAWTKFTAGTTIQVVGDDLTVTNPKRIAKAVTEKACNCLLLKVNQIGSVTESLNACKLAQSNGWGVMVSHRSGETEDTFIADLVVGLCTGQIKTGAPCRSERLAKYNQLLRIEEELGDKAHFAGQNFRHPI